The Rhododendron vialii isolate Sample 1 chromosome 5a, ASM3025357v1 genome contains a region encoding:
- the LOC131327216 gene encoding disease resistance protein RPV1-like — protein sequence MSPMKSQEATSAASPCSYHVFLSFRGEDTRKTFTDHLYTALDQAGFRSFRDDDGIERGEDIKSELEKAIRESRISIIVLSKNYASSTWCLEELVMILKCRASGHFVLPVFYDVEPSEVRKQSGSLEEAFTRHEEKLKSETNELAKEKLKDKVGTWRAALREVADVAGMNLQNQVDGHEARFIQKIIKVVGDKLRCTTLNIAPHLVGIYSRVKNIQLWLEGGPSNVGIVAICGMGGIGKTTTAKLLYNLNFSRFEGSSFLENVRETSRQQDGLVRLQRKFVSDILKTRKVKLNSISEGTAMIEDAIICKKVFVVIDDVDKREQLDALLGMQHWLFSGSKIIITTRFEQLLGAFEFYKVHRVENLSNEESLELFSWHAFGKCSPNNGYGEVSKRVVSYCGGLPLAIEVLGSSLSGKFLNVWKSQLEKLKAIPDGQILEKLRISYDSLQDDHDKRLFLRLACFFVGRDKDSTVTILDSCEFYTVVGIQNLVDRCLISIDESNTLVMHHLLQQMGREIVRQESPKEPGKRSILWNHKDAFNVLKENTGTNEIEGLKLDMCLFKEEGYTCTVFGDNRKRRYEEYLGKPLLSNLGGSLKRYGFSIFSSNLKPTDSENSNRVALEADAFARMNKLKVLQLNGVHISGSYKKFPKGLRWLCWRGFQLESISGDFPLESLVALDMQYSRLKNVWEGTKFLWLLKILNLSHSYNLVKTPNFLELPNLERLALKNCTSLVEVHESIGHLERLVFLNLEDCKNLRNLPRSICMLKHLETLVISGCSNLDRLPTNMGNMESLTMLKVDGIALNQSLPTNGQVNAVQSFIWSWRLDPRKCPKISWLSLPSSLVELSLANCNLLEGDFPGDLRNLFSLTKLDLSFNCFRRLPDFIKGLPNLECLYISHCQRLRKLDEVLQLRYLRCGANRLLGEVTVEISHHPTTTCHADACNHLETLSSFKLESIENVEAEIVNNLGLSNLQSMRNVTVEGMWFGMQQLGFPLQVCYEPYIIYAYNPGSKVPTCFSFMNLGSSIDFIVPSYLNLRIRGLNVCSIFEHSNPQEYEAHTVISNRTKGLVWCHRPYVFGIAEDGEDMMWLSYWKFGNQLEGGDEVNILVSGGKLKEVGVRLICKQEQEEMSSQLAYEDKILGNIVPGNVSSHQPKTKLYQLGHHHDCKYCEHLYPPPWIPAPYDYDYTVECLVSRLKMAKPFYVSQDLGG from the exons ATGTCTCCAATGAAATCCCAAGAAGCCACTTCTGCGGCTTCTCCATGTAGTTATCATGTATTCTTGAGCTTCAGGGGCGAGGACACTCGCAAGACTTTCACCGATCACCTCTACACAGCTTTGGACCAAGCCGGATTCCGCTCCTTTAGAGATGATGATGGCATAGAAAGAGGAGAAGATATCAAGTCTGAACTCGAGAAAGCTATTCGAGAGTCGAGGATTTCGATAATTGTCTTGTCAAAGAACTATGCCTCGTCAACTTGGTGCCTCGAAGAGCTTGTGATGATACTTAAATGCAGGGCTTCTGGACATTTCGTTCTACCTGTCTTCTATGACGTGGAACCGTCTGAAGTGAGGAAGCAAAGCGGCAGTTTAGAAGAAGCATTTACAAGGCATGAAGAGAAGCTCAAATCAGAAACAAATGAACTGGCGAAAGAGAAATTGAAGGATAAGGTGGGTACATGGAGGGCTGCGCTTAGAGAAGTTGCAGATGTGGCCGGgatgaatttacaaaatcaagttgatGG ACACGAGGCAAGGTTTATCCAGAAAATTATAAAAGTGGTTGGAGATAAGCTAAGATGCACAACCTTGAACATTGCGCCCCACTTGGTTGGAATATATTCACGGGTCAAAAACATTCAGCTTTGGCTAGAAGGTGGGCCAAGTAATGTTGGCATAGTTGCAATttgtggaatgggtggaataggCAAGACAACCACTGCAAAACTTCTGTATAATTTGAACTTCTCGAGATTCGAAGGTAGTAGTTTTCTTGAGAATGTAAGAGAAACTTCACGACAACAAGATGGTTTAGTTCGTTTACAAAGAAAGTTTGTTTCAGACATTTTGAAGACAAGGAAAGTAAAACTAAATAGTATTTCTGAAGGAACTGCTATGATTGAAGATGCCATAATTTGCAAAAAAGTTTTTGTAGTTATTGATGATGTGGATAAACGTGAACAATTAGATGCACTACTTGGAATGCAACATTGGCTTTTTTCAGGAAGTAAAATCATCATAACCACTAGGTTTGAGCAGTTACTAGGGGCTTTTGAGTTCTATAAGGTGCATAGGGTTGAAAATCTAAGTAACGAGGAATCCTTGGAGCTCTTTAGCTGGCATGCCTTTGGAAAATGTTCTCCTAACAATGGATATGGAGAGGTCTCAAAAAGGGTGGTAAGCTACTGTGGAGGGCTTCCATTAGCAATTGAAGTTCTTGGTTCTTCTTTGTCAGGGAAATTCTTAAACGTATGGAAAAGTCAATTAGAAAAATTGAAAGCAATTCCTGACGGTCAAATCCTTGAAAAACTCCGAATAAGCTATGACTCTTTACAAGATGACCACGACAAACGTCTATTCCTCCGTCTTGCCTGTTTTTTTGTCGGAAGGGATAAGGATTCTACAGTTACAATCTTAGACAGTTGTGAATTTTACACAGTGGTTGGGATTCAAAACCTCGTGGATAGATGCCTAATATCGATTGATGAAAGTAATACACTGGTAATGCATCATTTGCTTCAACAAATGGGAAGAGAAATTGTTCGCCAAGAGTCACCAAAGGAGCCAGGCAAACGTAGCATCCTCTGGAATCATAAGGATGCATTTAATGTTTTGAAAGAAAACACC GGCACAAACGAAATAGAAGGCCTCAAACTCGATATGTGTCTTTTCAAAGAGGAAGGATATACGTGTACGGTTTTTGGTGATAATAGAAAACGTCGCTATGAAGAGTACCTTGGGAAGCCCTTATTGTCAAATTTGGGTGGTTCCCTTAAAAGATATGGTTTCAGTATCTTCTCCTCTAACCTCAAGCCCACAGATTCAGAAAATTCAAATCGAGTGGCTTTGGAAGCTGATGCATTTGCAAGGATGAACAAACTAAAAGTTCTGCAGCTCAATGGTGTACATATTAGTGGGTCCTATAAAAAGTTTCCCAAAGGATTAAGATGGTTGTGCTGGCGGGGATTCCAACTTGAGTCCATATCTGGTGATTTCCCTTTGGAGAGCTTGGTTGCTCTTGACATGCAATATAGCCGCTTAAAAAATGTTTGGGAAGGAACCAAG TTTCTATGGTTGTTAAAAATCCTCAATCTAAGTCATTCATATAACCTTGTGAAAACTCCCAACTTTTTAGAACTCCCCAATCTTGAGAGGCTGGCGCTTAAAAATTGTACAAGTTTGGTTGAGGTTCATGAATCCATTGGACACCTTGAGAGACTtgttttcttaaatttggaAGACTGTAAAAATTTGAGGAATCTTCCGAGAAGCATTTGTATGCTAAAACATTTGGAAACACTTGTCATCTCCGGTTGCTCAAATCTCGACAGATTGCCGACAAACATGGGGAATATGGAGTCTCTAACTATGCTCAAGGTAGATGGAATTGCTTTGAATCAATCTCTCCCTACCAATGGGCAGGTGAACGCAGTGCAATCTTTCATCTGGTCTTGGCGGTTGGATCCAAGAAAATGTCCGAAGATTTCATGGCTTTCTTTACCATCCTCCTTGGTAGAATTAAGTCTGGCGAACTGTAATCTTTTAGAGGGTGATTTCCCTGGAGACCTTAGAAACCTATTCTCACTGACGAAACTAGATCTATCGTTTAATTGCTTTCGTCGCCTCCCTGATTTCATCAAAGGTCTTCCGAACCTCGAGTGCTTATATATAAGTCATTGCCAAAGGCTGCGCAAACTTGATGAGGTCCTACAACTACGTTATTTGCGTTGTGGAGCTAATAGATTGCTGGGGGAAGTAACGGTTGAAATCTCGCACCATCCAACAACCACTTGTCATGCGGACGCATGCAACCATCTAGAGACTTTGAGCTCATTCAAATTAGAATCCATAGAAAACGTTGAAGCTGAGATTGTTAACAATTTGGGCTTGTCGAACTTGCAATCCATGAGAAACGTAACTGTAGAGGGAATGTGGTTTGGCATGCAACAACTGGGGTTTCCCCTCcag GTATGTTATGAGCCATATATAATCTACGCTTATAATCCTGGTAGCAAAGTTCCAACCTGCTTCAGTTTTATGAATCTAGGATCCTCAATTGATTTTATTGTGCCTTCATATCTTAATTTGAGGATCCGAGGCTTGAATGTGTGTTCAATTTTTGAGCACTCGAATCCACAAGAATATGAAGCACATACTGTCATAAGTAATAGGACGAAGGGCTTGGTTTGGTGCCATCGCCCATATGTCTTTGGAATTGCAGAAGATGGTGAAGATATGATGTGGTTAAGTTATTGGAAGTTTGGAAATCAATTGGAAGGCGGAGATGAAGTCAATATTTTAGTGTCCGGAGGTAAATTAAAGGAGGTTGGAGTCCGCCTTATTTGCAAGCAGGAACAAGAAGAGATGAGCTCCCAATTAGCCTATGAAGATAAAATACTAGGAAATATCGTTCCAGGAAATGTTTCTTCACATCAGCCGAAAACAAAATTGTACCAACTCGGCCATCATCACGATTGCAAGTATTGTGAGCATCTGTACCCTCCACCTTGGATCCCTGCTCCTTACGATTATGATTATACTGTGGAATGTCTGGTTTCAAGACTTAAGATGGCAAAACCATTTTATGTTTCTCAAGACCTTGGGGGTTGA
- the LOC131327217 gene encoding disease resistance protein RPV1-like: MSATKSQEASSSASPCSYRVFLSFRGEDTRKTFTDHLYTALDQAGFRTFRDGDGIEKGEDIKSELEKAIQESRISIIVFSKNYASSTWCLEELVMILKRRTLGHIVLPVFYDVDPSEVRKQIGSFKEAFTRHEEKLESETGELVKEKLKEKLGTWRAALREVADVAGMNLQNQVDGHEARFIKKIIKVVGDKLSRTSLHIAPNLVGMHSRVKNIQLWLEDGLSNVGLVAICGMGGIGKTTAATFLYNLNFSRFERSSFIANVREISQHQDGLLCLQIQFLTDICKTRKVELNNIAEGTPMIKDAICGKKVFVVLDDVDTRDQLDALLGMRGWLFPGSKIIITTRRERLLGAYEFYKVHRLENLSDGESLELFSWHAFGKGCPNNGYKELSKRVVSYCGGIPLAIKVLGSSLSGNCLNVWKSQLEKLKAIPNSQILEKLRISYDSLQDDHDKHLFLNLACFFVGSDKDSTVTILDGCEFYTVVGLQNLVDRCLISFDKSNTLVIHHLLQQMGREIVRQESPKDPGKRSILWNHKEALNVLRENSGTSEIEGLKLDMCLLKEEAYDCTIFGDNRKRSYEEFLGKPLLSNLGGSLERYCFSIFSSHLEPTILENSNLVALEADAFAGMNKLKLLQLNHVHISGPYKKFPKGLRWLCWRGFPLKSIPGDFPLESLVALDMQYSRLKNVWEGTKYIRFLKVLNLSHSYSLAKTPDVSELPNLERLVLKSCTDCRQT, from the exons ATGTCTGCTACAAAATCCCAAGAAGCCTCTTCTTCGGCTTCTCCATGTAGCTACCGTGTGTTCTTGAGCTTCAGGGGCGAGGACACTCGCAAAACTTTCACTGATCATCTCTACACAGCTTTGGACCAAGCCGGATTTCGCACCTTCAGAGACGGTGATGGcatagaaaaaggagaagatatCAAGTCTGAACTCGAGAAAGCAATTCAAGAGTCCAGGATTTCAATAATAGTCTTCTCGAAGAACTATGCCTCGTCAACTTGGTGCCTTGAAGAGCTTGTGATGATCCTCAAACGCAGGACTCTTGGACACATAGTTCTACCAGTCTTCTATGATGTGGATCCGTCTGAAGTGAGGAAGCAAATCGGCAGTTTCAAAGAAGCATTTACGAGGCATGAAGAGAAGCTGGAATCAGAAACAGGTGAACTAGTGAAAGAGAAATTGAAGGAAAAGCTAGGAACATGGAGGGCTGCGCTTAGAGAAGTTGCAGATGTGGCCGGgatgaatttacaaaatcaagttgatGG ACATGAGGCAAGATTTatcaagaaaattataaaagtgGTTGGAGACAAGCTAAGTCGCACTTCATTGCACATTGCCCCCAACTTGGTTGGAATGCATTCACGAGTAAAAAACATTCAGCTTTGGTTAGAAGATGGGCTAAGTAATGTTGGGTTAGTGGCAATttgtggaatgggtggaataggCAAGACAACTGCTGCAACATTTCTGTACAATTTGAACTTCTCTAGATTTGAACGTAGCAGTTTTATAGCAAATGTTAGAGAAATTTCACAACACCAAGATGGTTTGCTTTGTTTGCAAATACAGTTTCTTACAGACATCTGTAAGACAAGGAAAGTGGAACTCAATAATATTGCTGAAGGAACTCCTATGATTAAAGATGCCATATGTGGCAAAAAAGTTTTTGTAGTTCTTGATGACGTGGATACACGTGACCAATTAGATGCACTACTTGGAATGCGAGGTTGGCTTTTTCCAGGAAGTAAAATCATCATAACCACCAGGCGTGAGCGGTTGCTAGGGGCTTATGAATTCTATAAGGTGCATAGGCTTGAAAATCTGAGTGACGGGGAATCCTTGGAGCTCTTTAGCTGGCATGCCTTTGGAAAAGGTTGTCCCAACAATGGGTATAAAGAGCTCTCAAAAAGGGTGGTAAGCTACTGTGGAGGGATTCCATTGGCAATCAAAGTTCTAGGTTCTTCTCTATCAGGGAATTGCTTAAACGTATGGAAAAGTCAGTTGGAAAAATTGAAAGCGATTCCCAATAGTCAAATACTTGAAAAACTCCGAATAAGCTATGACTCTTTACAAGATGACCACGACAAGCATCTATTCCTCAATCTTGCATGCTTTTTTGTTGGAAGTGATAAGGATTCTACAGTTACAATCTTAGACGGATGTGAATtctacacagtggttgggcttCAAAACCTTGTGGACAGATGTCTGATATCGTTTGATAAAAGTAATACACTGGTAATTCATCATTTGCTTCAACAAATGGGAAGAGAAATTGTTCGTCAAGAGTCACCAAAGGATCCTGGCAAACGTAGCATCCTCTGGAATCATAAGGAAGCATTGAATGTTTTGAGAGAAAACAGT GGCACAAGCGAAATAGAAGGCCTCAAACTCGATATGTGTCTGTTGAAAGAGGAAGCATATGATTGTACGATTTTTGGTGACAATAGAAAACGTAGCTATGAAGAGTTCCTTGGGAAGCCCTTATTGTCAAATTTGGGAGGTTCGCTTGAAAGATATTGTTTTAGTATCTTCTCCTCTCATCTCGAACCCACGATTCTAGAAAATTCAAATCTAGTGGCTTTGGAAGCTGACGCATTTGCAGGGATGAACAAACTAAAACTTCTGCAGCTCAATCATGTACATATTAGTGGGCCCTATAAAAAGTTTCCCAAAGGACTAAGATGGTTATGCTGGCGTGGATTCCCACTTAAGTCCATACCTGGTGATTTCCCTTTGGAGAGCCTGGTTGCTCTTGACATGCAATATAGCCGCTTAAAAAATGTATGGGAAGGAACCAAG TATATACGGTTTTTAAAAGTCCTCAATCTAAGTCATTCATATAGCCTTGCCAAAACTCCCGACGTTTCAGAACTCCCCAATCTTGAGAGACTGGTGCTTAAAAGTTGTACAGATTGTCGACAAACATGA